From the genome of Lutzomyia longipalpis isolate SR_M1_2022 chromosome 2, ASM2433408v1, one region includes:
- the LOC129791049 gene encoding lysosomal alpha-mannosidase isoform X1, which yields MRFILYLCLVLAIFGAIECRPKARRDRILSKLRSRSPPKCGYESCPKLDPNRINVHIVPHTHDDVGWLKTVDQYYYGSRTLIQKAGVQYILDSVIQALLADPQRRFIYVESAFFFKWWKEQTPELREQVRQLVEEGRLEFIGGAWSMNDEATVHYQSVIDQFTYGLRLLNDTFGKCARPRVGWQIDPFGHTREMASLFAQMGYDGMFFGRLDYQDKTHRLEKSEAEMIWRGSANLGEAADLFTGVLFNNYGPPPGFCFDILCSDEPMIDDRRSRDYNIDSKLRAFFEYVQVQSMNYRTNNVIITSGGDFTYMDANVYFKNLDKLIRYGNEAQKNGSNFNLVYSTPSCYLKSLHDAQIAWPTKTDDFIPYASDPHAFWTGYFTSKPALKRLERMGNSFLQICKQLTSLAPKKEDKSLRVHLDYLSEVMGVLQHHDAITGTSKEHVTQDYTVQIYSALKACSYSAKIVLNQLTRRQTNTDKPPENEHGSARYKDEATSPEPLFTFDFDSCLLLNVSACEISETRDKFMVTVYNALAHSVFHYIRVPVDGSFEYEVTDYRSVPIPHQIISVPPQVTALHPDKAAGFELVFLATELPPIGYKSFFIVRKPARMLNTPRVLFRDIPEVVLVANNAQMSSDEPQKPPRNSNVVSIGNKYFSVGFDSKGFLSSISLEDGSEHKLSQNFFYYEGAVGDNRVFKNRSSGAYIFRPNSTERWVTDHVNVKVIKGPVVEEVHQTFNDWISQVVRIYRDYNYVEFEWLVGSIPVDDGVGKEVVSRFVSDIQSSNVFYTDSNGREMIKRVRDHRETWNLQLQEEIAGNYYPVTTNIAIEDGQRRLAIMNDRAQGGSSLQDGALELMVQRRLLHDDAFGVAEALNQSYPVRGKHFLIFGKLDGSVPSMAARERFLQAEKLLSPWLFFSDVTSFDYEDWRKTYSHLWSGVALSLPQNVKLLTLEPWKELSFLLRFEHILEQNDDAEYSKSVTFNFKDVFGGIFDINSLEEMTLDGNQLLEESEKTRFRFKPESKGFVFTNEILKRKRETVTETPQVKGVTIIDEGKPSEEPAKELPDDSAKWDITIQPMQIRTFILHVNPSIYDK from the exons ATGCGCTTTATCCTTTACCTCTGCCTCGTCCTGGCAATCTTTGGTGCCATTGAGTGTCGTCCTAAGGCAAGACGTGATCGAATTCTCTCAAAACTTCGCTCTCGATCACCCCCCAAGTGCGGCTATGAG AGTTGCCCGAAACTCGATCCCAATCGGATCAATGTCCACATAGTCCCTCACACACATGACGACGTGGGATGGCTCAAGACGGTGGATCAATACTACTACGGCAGTCGGACGTTGATCCAGAAGGCTGGTGTCCAGTACATTCTGGATTCAGTCATTCAAGCCCTCCTTGCCGATCCTCAGCGCCGTTTCATCTACGTCGAGTCGGCCTTCTTCTTCAAATGGTGGAAGGAACAGACCCCCGAACTCCGTGAGCAAGTGCGACAGCTCGTTGAGGAGGGTCGTTTGGAGTTTATCGGTGGTGCATGGAGTATGAATGATGAGGCCACCGTGCACTACCAATCAGTCATCGATCAATTTACTTATGGATTGAG aCTCCTCAATGACACCTTTGGCAAATGCGCAAGACCACGTGTAGGCTGGCAGATTGATCCATTTGGCCACACGCGCGAAATGGCATCTCTCTTCGCACAGATGGGTTACGATGGGATGTTCTTCGGTCGTTTGGACTATCAAG ATAAAACGCATCGTTTGGAAAAGAGCGAAGCGGAAATGATTTGGCGAGGAAGCGCCAATCTCGGAGAGGCTGCTGATCTCTTTACTGGTGTCCTCTTCAACAATTACGGTCCCCCACCGGGATTCTGCTTCGATATCCTCTGTTCTGATGAACCAATGATCGATGATCGTCGTAGCCGGGACTACAACATTGATTCAAAG TTGAGAGCATTCTTCGAGTATGTTCAAGTGCAATCAATGAACTATCGCACCAATAATGTAATAATCACAAGTGGCGGGGATTTCACGTACATGGATGCTAATGTTTACTTTAAGAACTTGGATAAGTTGATCAG ATACGGTAATGAAGCTCAGAAGAATGGGTCAAACTTCAATTTGGTGTACTCAACGCCTAGTTGTTACCTGAAATCTCTTCATGATGCTCAGATAGCTTGGCCAACAAAGACTGATGACTTTATCCCATATGCCTCTGATCCTCATGCCTTCTGGACGGGTTACTTCACGTCAAAACCCGCTCTGAAGCGCTTGGAGAGGATGGGAAATAGTTTCCTACAAATCTGCAAGCAGCTGACGTCGCTTGCTCCGAAAAAAGAAGACAAATCCCTTCGTGTTCATCTGGACTACTTGAGTGAAGTTATGGGTGTGCTGCAACATCATGACGCCATTACGGGAACATCAAAAGAGCACGTTACCCAAGACTACACAGTTCAGATCTATTCAGCCCTCAAAGCTTGCTCATACTCAGCCAAGATTGTACTGAATCAGCTTACACGCCGTCAAACAAATACGGATAAACCCCCAGAGAATGAACATGGCTCTGCACGCTACAAGGATGAAGCAACGTCTCCAGAGCCACTCTTCACGTTTGACTTTGATTCCTGCCTCCTACTAAATGTTTCTGCTTGCGAAATTTCCGAAACACGCGACAAGTTCATGGTCACCGTCTACAATGCTCTAGCTCACTCGGTCTTCCACTATATTCGTGTTCCCGTTGACGGAAGCTTTGAGTACGAAGTCACAGACTACAGATCTGTTCCCATTCCGCATCAGATCATTTCCGTTCCACCGCAAGTAACTGCTCTGCATCCCGATAAGGCAGCAGGATTTGAGCTTGTCTTCCTTGCCACTGAACTCCCGCCCATTGGCTACAAGTCCTTCTTCATTGTTCGCAAACCAGCTAGGATGCTCAATACTCCACGTGTACTCTTCAGAGATATCCCAGAGGTAGTCTTAGTGGCTAACAATGCCCAGATGAGTAGCGATGAACCACAGAAACCTCCTCGCAATAGCAATGTTGTCTCAATTGGAAATAAGTACTTTAGCGTTGGATTTGACTCCAAAGGCTTCCTGAGTAGCATTTCCTTGGAAGACGGTTCGGAGCATAAGCTCTCTCAGAACTTCTTCTACTACGAAGGAGCCGTGGGGGACAATCGTGTGTTTAAGAATAGGAGCTCAGGGGCCTATATCTTCCGTCCCAATAGTACAGAGAGATGGGTAACGGATCATGTTAACGTGAAAGTCATCAAGGGGCCTGTTGTTGAAGAAGTACATCAGACATTCAACGACTGGATCAGTCAGGTTGTGCGTATCTATCGAGATTACAACTATGTGGAATTTGAATGGCTTGTTGGGTCAATTCCCGTTGATGATGGAGTTGGTAAGGAAGTTGTATCGCGCTTCGTGAGTGACATTCAGAGTTCCAATGTCTTCTACACGGACTCCAATGGACGGGAGATGATAAAGCGCGTACGAGATCATCGGGAAACGTGGAATTTGCAACTACAGGAGGAAATTGCTGGAAACTACTATCCTGTTACGACGAATATTGCCATTGAGGATGGACAGAGGAGGTTGGCGATTATGAATGATCGAGCACAGGGTGGAAGTAGCCTGCAGGATGGAGCACTGGAGCTTATGGTTCAGCGACGTCTGTTGCACGATGATGCTTTTGGTGTTGCTGAAGCTCTCAATCAATCGTATCCTGTTAGGGGTAAACATTTCCTGATCTTTGGTAAACTAGACGGCAGTGTTCCATCAATGGCAGCCAGGGAGAGGTTCCTTCAGGCTGAGAAACTCCTCTCACCATGGCTCTTCTTCAGTGATGTAACGTCTTTTGACTACGAAGACTGGCGCAAGACTTACAGTCATCTCTGGTCTGGAGTAGCTCTTTCTCTGCCACAGAATGTTAAACTCCTAACTCTGGAGCCATGGAAGGAACTGAGTTTCCTTCTTCGTTTCGAACACATTCTCGAGCAGAACGACGATGCGGAGTACTCAAAGAGCGTCACTTTCAACTTTAAGGATGTCTTTGGAGGTATTTTCGATATAAATAGTCTGGAAGAGATGACTCTGGATGGAAATCAACTTCTCGAGGAGTCCGAAAAGACACGCTTCCGGTTCAAGCCTGAATCAAAGGGTTTTGTCTTCacgaatgaaattttgaagcgTAAACGTGAAACAGTAACGGAGACGCCACAAGTTAAGGGAGTTACGATCATCGACGAAGGAAAGCCTTCAGAGGAACCTGCCAAGGAGTTGCCTGATGATTCCGCCAAGTGGGACATCACCATTCAACCCATGCAAATCCGTACTTTCATTTTGCATGTTAATCCTTCAATTTAcgacaaataa
- the LOC129791050 gene encoding dihydrolipoyllysine-residue acetyltransferase component of pyruvate dehydrogenase complex, mitochondrial: protein MLRTIAVRNESLLRNSINRALRLNTARCASTESFRRIQGHRVTSKSARKPLEAVQWQMQTLRGYCSDLPSHIKVLLPALSPTMELGTIVSWEKKEGDKLNEGDLLAEIETDKATMGFETPEEGYLAKILVPAGSKDVPIGKLVCVIVENEADVAAFKDFKDTGGPPPKKAAAPAPAPAATQVAPAAPAPPPPPPVAAAPPRPMTAVEQKGPRVYASPMAKKLAEAQQLRLEGHGSGIHGSFKVADLAGLSAAPAAAAAAPAAHKFAPGQAFIDIPVSNIRGVIAKRLLESKVTIPHYYLTVDINMEAVLKLRGKLNKTLEKQNVKLSVNDFIIKAAATANRKIPEANSAWLDTVIRQFDAVDVAVAVATDKGLLTPIVFGADRKGLIEIAQEVKTLATKAREGKLQPHEFQGGTITISNLGMFGITHFCAIINPPQSCILATGGTEKRLIPDEEAEKGFRVVDVMAATLSCDHRLVDGAIGANWLKLFRQYLEDPNTMLL, encoded by the exons ATGCTTCGAACGATAGCCGTGCGAAATGAGAGCCTTCTCCGTAACTCCATCAATCGGGCACTGCGACTCAATACTGCCCGGTGCGCCTCCACAGAGAGCTTCCGGAGGATCCAAGGTCACAG AGTAACAAGCAAAAGTGCCCGGAAACCATTGGAAGCTGTGCAATGGCAAATGCAGACACTCCGTGGCTACTGCTCAGACCTACCGTCCCACATAAAAGTCCTCCTTCCTGCACTTTCGCCCACAATGGAACTGGGTACAATTGTCAGCTGGGAGAAAAAGGAGGGTGATAAGTTGAATGAGGGTGACCTCCTGGCGGAAATTGAGACGGACAAGGCAACAATGGGATTCGAGACACCAGAAGAGGGCTACCTGGCAAAGATTCTCGTACCTGCTGGCTCTAAGGATGTTCCCATTGGGAAGCTGGTGTGTGTGATTGTAGAGAATGAAGCTGATGTGGCGGCATTTAAAGACTTCAAGGATACCGGAGGACCTCCGCCAAAGAAAGCCGCAGCTCCAGCACCCGCACCAGCAGCTACACAAGTTGCCCCCGCTGCTCCagctccaccaccaccaccaccagtTGCCGCTGCGCCACCACGTCCTATGACGGCAGTTGAGCAGAAGGGACCCCGTGTCTACGCCTCGCCGATGGCAAAGAAACTCGCAGAGGCACAGCAGCTGCGACTGGAGGGTCATGGCAGTGGCATTCATGGATCCTTCAAGGTGGCAGACCTCGCTGGATTGAGTGCAGCTCCCGCGGCGGCTGCAGCAGCTCCAGCAGCGCACAAATTCGCCCCCGGCCAGGCCTTCATTGACATCCCTGTATCCAATATTCGTGGCGTTATTGCTAAGCGACTCCTCGAGTCCAAGGTCACCATCCCACACTACTACCTCACAGTCGACATCAACATGGAGGCAGTACTGAAGCTCAGGGGGAAACTCAATAAAACCCTAGAGAAGCAAAATGTCAAGCTCTCAGTCAATGACTTTATCATCAAGGCAGCCGCCACGGCGAATAGGAAGATACCAGAAGCAAACTCCGCGTGGCTGGACACAGTTATTAGACA ATTCGACGCTGTGGACGTTGCAGTAGCCGTGGCGACTGATAAGGGACTCCTCACGCCAATTGTTTTCGGTGCAGACCGAAAGGGACTCATCGAGATTGCTCAGGAAGTAAAGACACTGGCCACAAAGGCGCGAGAAGGCAAATTGCAGCCTCATGAATTCCAAGGGGGAACCATTACGATCTCCAACTTGGGAATGttcg GCATAACACATTTCTGTGCTATAATTAATCCACCGCAGTCGTGTATCCTGGCCACTGGAGGCACAGAGAAGCGACTAATTCCCGACGAAGAAGCAGAGAAGGG tTTCCGCGTTGTTGATGTTATGGCGGCAACCCTCAGTTGCGACCACAGACTCGTCGATGGGGCCATTGGAGCCAACTGGCTTAAGCTCTTCCGCCAATATCTGGAGGATCCAAATACGATGCTCCTGTAA
- the LOC129791049 gene encoding lysosomal alpha-mannosidase isoform X2 — translation MRFILYLCLVLAIFGAIECRPKARRDRILSKLRSRSPPKCGYESCPKLDPNRINVHIVPHTHDDVGWLKTVDQYYYGSRTLIQKAGVQYILDSVIQALLADPQRRFIYVESAFFFKWWKEQTPELREQVRQLVEEGRLEFIGGAWSMNDEATVHYQSVIDQFTYGLRLLNDTFGKCARPRVGWQIDPFGHTREMASLFAQMGYDGMFFGRLDYQDKTHRLEKSEAEMIWRGSANLGEAADLFTGVLFNNYGPPPGFCFDILCSDEPMIDDRRSRDYNIDSKLIAFESYLNKMRWKYRTNNLILTMGEDFNYQDANMWFKNLDKLIKYGNEAQKNGSNFNLVYSTPSCYLKSLHDAQIAWPTKTDDFIPYASDPHAFWTGYFTSKPALKRLERMGNSFLQICKQLTSLAPKKEDKSLRVHLDYLSEVMGVLQHHDAITGTSKEHVTQDYTVQIYSALKACSYSAKIVLNQLTRRQTNTDKPPENEHGSARYKDEATSPEPLFTFDFDSCLLLNVSACEISETRDKFMVTVYNALAHSVFHYIRVPVDGSFEYEVTDYRSVPIPHQIISVPPQVTALHPDKAAGFELVFLATELPPIGYKSFFIVRKPARMLNTPRVLFRDIPEVVLVANNAQMSSDEPQKPPRNSNVVSIGNKYFSVGFDSKGFLSSISLEDGSEHKLSQNFFYYEGAVGDNRVFKNRSSGAYIFRPNSTERWVTDHVNVKVIKGPVVEEVHQTFNDWISQVVRIYRDYNYVEFEWLVGSIPVDDGVGKEVVSRFVSDIQSSNVFYTDSNGREMIKRVRDHRETWNLQLQEEIAGNYYPVTTNIAIEDGQRRLAIMNDRAQGGSSLQDGALELMVQRRLLHDDAFGVAEALNQSYPVRGKHFLIFGKLDGSVPSMAARERFLQAEKLLSPWLFFSDVTSFDYEDWRKTYSHLWSGVALSLPQNVKLLTLEPWKELSFLLRFEHILEQNDDAEYSKSVTFNFKDVFGGIFDINSLEEMTLDGNQLLEESEKTRFRFKPESKGFVFTNEILKRKRETVTETPQVKGVTIIDEGKPSEEPAKELPDDSAKWDITIQPMQIRTFILHVNPSIYDK, via the exons ATGCGCTTTATCCTTTACCTCTGCCTCGTCCTGGCAATCTTTGGTGCCATTGAGTGTCGTCCTAAGGCAAGACGTGATCGAATTCTCTCAAAACTTCGCTCTCGATCACCCCCCAAGTGCGGCTATGAG AGTTGCCCGAAACTCGATCCCAATCGGATCAATGTCCACATAGTCCCTCACACACATGACGACGTGGGATGGCTCAAGACGGTGGATCAATACTACTACGGCAGTCGGACGTTGATCCAGAAGGCTGGTGTCCAGTACATTCTGGATTCAGTCATTCAAGCCCTCCTTGCCGATCCTCAGCGCCGTTTCATCTACGTCGAGTCGGCCTTCTTCTTCAAATGGTGGAAGGAACAGACCCCCGAACTCCGTGAGCAAGTGCGACAGCTCGTTGAGGAGGGTCGTTTGGAGTTTATCGGTGGTGCATGGAGTATGAATGATGAGGCCACCGTGCACTACCAATCAGTCATCGATCAATTTACTTATGGATTGAG aCTCCTCAATGACACCTTTGGCAAATGCGCAAGACCACGTGTAGGCTGGCAGATTGATCCATTTGGCCACACGCGCGAAATGGCATCTCTCTTCGCACAGATGGGTTACGATGGGATGTTCTTCGGTCGTTTGGACTATCAAG ATAAAACGCATCGTTTGGAAAAGAGCGAAGCGGAAATGATTTGGCGAGGAAGCGCCAATCTCGGAGAGGCTGCTGATCTCTTTACTGGTGTCCTCTTCAACAATTACGGTCCCCCACCGGGATTCTGCTTCGATATCCTCTGTTCTGATGAACCAATGATCGATGATCGTCGTAGCCGGGACTACAACATTGATTCAAAG CTTATAGCCTTTGAGTCCTACTTGAACAAAATGCGATGGAAGTATCGCACAAATAATCTCATCCTCACAATGGGTGAAGACTTCAACTACCAAGATGCCAATATGTGGTTCAAGAATCTCGATAAGTTGATTAA ATACGGTAATGAAGCTCAGAAGAATGGGTCAAACTTCAATTTGGTGTACTCAACGCCTAGTTGTTACCTGAAATCTCTTCATGATGCTCAGATAGCTTGGCCAACAAAGACTGATGACTTTATCCCATATGCCTCTGATCCTCATGCCTTCTGGACGGGTTACTTCACGTCAAAACCCGCTCTGAAGCGCTTGGAGAGGATGGGAAATAGTTTCCTACAAATCTGCAAGCAGCTGACGTCGCTTGCTCCGAAAAAAGAAGACAAATCCCTTCGTGTTCATCTGGACTACTTGAGTGAAGTTATGGGTGTGCTGCAACATCATGACGCCATTACGGGAACATCAAAAGAGCACGTTACCCAAGACTACACAGTTCAGATCTATTCAGCCCTCAAAGCTTGCTCATACTCAGCCAAGATTGTACTGAATCAGCTTACACGCCGTCAAACAAATACGGATAAACCCCCAGAGAATGAACATGGCTCTGCACGCTACAAGGATGAAGCAACGTCTCCAGAGCCACTCTTCACGTTTGACTTTGATTCCTGCCTCCTACTAAATGTTTCTGCTTGCGAAATTTCCGAAACACGCGACAAGTTCATGGTCACCGTCTACAATGCTCTAGCTCACTCGGTCTTCCACTATATTCGTGTTCCCGTTGACGGAAGCTTTGAGTACGAAGTCACAGACTACAGATCTGTTCCCATTCCGCATCAGATCATTTCCGTTCCACCGCAAGTAACTGCTCTGCATCCCGATAAGGCAGCAGGATTTGAGCTTGTCTTCCTTGCCACTGAACTCCCGCCCATTGGCTACAAGTCCTTCTTCATTGTTCGCAAACCAGCTAGGATGCTCAATACTCCACGTGTACTCTTCAGAGATATCCCAGAGGTAGTCTTAGTGGCTAACAATGCCCAGATGAGTAGCGATGAACCACAGAAACCTCCTCGCAATAGCAATGTTGTCTCAATTGGAAATAAGTACTTTAGCGTTGGATTTGACTCCAAAGGCTTCCTGAGTAGCATTTCCTTGGAAGACGGTTCGGAGCATAAGCTCTCTCAGAACTTCTTCTACTACGAAGGAGCCGTGGGGGACAATCGTGTGTTTAAGAATAGGAGCTCAGGGGCCTATATCTTCCGTCCCAATAGTACAGAGAGATGGGTAACGGATCATGTTAACGTGAAAGTCATCAAGGGGCCTGTTGTTGAAGAAGTACATCAGACATTCAACGACTGGATCAGTCAGGTTGTGCGTATCTATCGAGATTACAACTATGTGGAATTTGAATGGCTTGTTGGGTCAATTCCCGTTGATGATGGAGTTGGTAAGGAAGTTGTATCGCGCTTCGTGAGTGACATTCAGAGTTCCAATGTCTTCTACACGGACTCCAATGGACGGGAGATGATAAAGCGCGTACGAGATCATCGGGAAACGTGGAATTTGCAACTACAGGAGGAAATTGCTGGAAACTACTATCCTGTTACGACGAATATTGCCATTGAGGATGGACAGAGGAGGTTGGCGATTATGAATGATCGAGCACAGGGTGGAAGTAGCCTGCAGGATGGAGCACTGGAGCTTATGGTTCAGCGACGTCTGTTGCACGATGATGCTTTTGGTGTTGCTGAAGCTCTCAATCAATCGTATCCTGTTAGGGGTAAACATTTCCTGATCTTTGGTAAACTAGACGGCAGTGTTCCATCAATGGCAGCCAGGGAGAGGTTCCTTCAGGCTGAGAAACTCCTCTCACCATGGCTCTTCTTCAGTGATGTAACGTCTTTTGACTACGAAGACTGGCGCAAGACTTACAGTCATCTCTGGTCTGGAGTAGCTCTTTCTCTGCCACAGAATGTTAAACTCCTAACTCTGGAGCCATGGAAGGAACTGAGTTTCCTTCTTCGTTTCGAACACATTCTCGAGCAGAACGACGATGCGGAGTACTCAAAGAGCGTCACTTTCAACTTTAAGGATGTCTTTGGAGGTATTTTCGATATAAATAGTCTGGAAGAGATGACTCTGGATGGAAATCAACTTCTCGAGGAGTCCGAAAAGACACGCTTCCGGTTCAAGCCTGAATCAAAGGGTTTTGTCTTCacgaatgaaattttgaagcgTAAACGTGAAACAGTAACGGAGACGCCACAAGTTAAGGGAGTTACGATCATCGACGAAGGAAAGCCTTCAGAGGAACCTGCCAAGGAGTTGCCTGATGATTCCGCCAAGTGGGACATCACCATTCAACCCATGCAAATCCGTACTTTCATTTTGCATGTTAATCCTTCAATTTAcgacaaataa